From the genome of Streptococcus lutetiensis, one region includes:
- a CDS encoding sugar ABC transporter permease: MKNKKRLTLTFVYILLIVLSIIWLFPIVWVVLTSFRGEGTAYVNYFIPKTWTLDNYIKLFTSDAFPFGQWFLNTLFVASATCVISTFITVAMAYSLSRIKFKHRNGFLKLALVLNMFPGFMSMIAVYYILKAFNLDQTLLALILVYSAGAALGFYIAKGFFDTIPYSLDESAMIDGATRADIFFKITLPLSKPIIVYTALMAFIGPWIDFIFAKVILGDATSKYTVAIGLFSMLQQDTINDWFMSFTAGSVLIAVPITLLFMFMQKYYVEGITGGSVK, translated from the coding sequence ATGAAAAACAAAAAACGATTAACACTGACTTTTGTCTATATTTTATTGATTGTTTTATCAATCATCTGGCTCTTTCCAATCGTTTGGGTTGTTCTTACTAGCTTCCGTGGCGAAGGAACAGCATACGTTAACTACTTCATTCCAAAAACTTGGACGCTAGATAATTACATTAAACTATTTACTTCAGATGCCTTTCCATTCGGGCAATGGTTCTTGAATACATTATTCGTCGCTTCTGCTACTTGTGTAATTTCAACATTCATCACCGTTGCTATGGCATACTCACTTAGTCGTATCAAATTCAAACACCGCAATGGTTTTTTGAAATTAGCACTTGTGCTTAATATGTTCCCTGGTTTCATGAGTATGATTGCTGTTTACTACATCTTAAAAGCATTCAACCTTGACCAAACATTGCTTGCGCTTATCCTAGTTTACTCTGCTGGTGCAGCACTTGGATTCTACATTGCTAAAGGATTCTTTGATACAATTCCTTACTCACTCGATGAATCTGCCATGATCGATGGAGCTACTCGCGCTGATATTTTCTTTAAAATCACTCTCCCACTTTCAAAACCAATCATTGTCTACACAGCGCTTATGGCTTTCATCGGTCCTTGGATTGATTTCATCTTTGCTAAGGTTATCCTAGGTGATGCGACAAGTAAATACACTGTTGCCATTGGCCTATTCTCAATGTTGCAACAAGATACCATCAATGACTGGTTCATGTCATTCACTGCTGGTTCAGTTCTTATCGCTGTTCCAATCACATTGCTCTTCATGTTTATGCAAAAATACTACGTTGAAGGCATTACTGGTGGTTCAGTTAAATAA
- the malQ gene encoding 4-alpha-glucanotransferase — translation MKKRASGVLMHITSLPGKQGVGTFGQEAYNFVDFLVETDQTYWQILPLTTTSYGDSPYQSFSATAGNTHLIDLELLCKQGYLAKEDYETVNFGDDLENVDYARIFEARRPILEKAVAEFMQSADNQKALAEFEKEATWVKDYAEFMAIKEFFGNKALQEWDDKAVVRREEAALETYREKLKDVITYHKVTQYFFYQQWADLKAYANEKGIKIIGDMPIYVSADSVEVWTMPELFKVDAEKTPLCIAGVPADSFSDDGQLWGNPIYDWENHKKTNYAWWVYRIKEGIKLYDLLRIDHFKGFSDYWEIRGDYKTANDGSWQPGPGRALFDVVRDKLGELPIIAENLGYIDAKAEQLLTDTAFPGMKILEFGFYDTEGKSIDAPHNCNKNSVAYNGTHDNEVVNGWYDNLTDEQKAFVDAYTHRHEGEPITQTMLRTLFATVSDIAIATMQDILDKPAESRMNIPNTVGGNWQWRILKEDLTDERKAFLKDITALYCRKNTFK, via the coding sequence ATGAAAAAACGTGCAAGTGGTGTATTGATGCATATCACATCATTACCTGGCAAACAAGGGGTGGGAACATTTGGTCAAGAAGCATATAACTTCGTTGATTTCTTGGTTGAAACTGACCAAACATACTGGCAAATCCTACCATTAACAACGACAAGTTATGGTGATTCACCTTATCAATCATTCTCAGCAACTGCTGGGAATACACACTTAATTGACTTAGAATTACTTTGTAAACAAGGCTATTTAGCAAAAGAAGACTATGAAACTGTTAACTTCGGTGATGATTTAGAAAATGTTGATTATGCTCGCATTTTTGAAGCTCGTCGTCCAATTTTGGAGAAAGCAGTTGCAGAATTTATGCAAAGTGCTGATAACCAAAAAGCTTTAGCTGAATTTGAAAAAGAAGCTACATGGGTGAAAGATTACGCTGAATTCATGGCCATTAAAGAATTCTTTGGCAATAAAGCTTTGCAAGAATGGGATGATAAAGCGGTTGTTCGTCGCGAAGAAGCTGCTCTTGAAACTTATCGTGAAAAATTAAAAGATGTTATTACTTATCATAAAGTCACTCAATATTTCTTCTACCAACAATGGGCTGATTTAAAAGCTTATGCTAATGAAAAAGGTATTAAGATTATCGGTGATATGCCAATCTACGTTTCTGCTGATAGCGTAGAGGTTTGGACAATGCCTGAACTTTTCAAAGTTGATGCTGAAAAGACCCCACTTTGTATTGCTGGTGTTCCTGCGGATTCATTTAGTGATGATGGTCAACTTTGGGGAAATCCAATTTATGATTGGGAAAACCACAAAAAAACAAATTACGCTTGGTGGGTTTATCGTATTAAAGAGGGAATTAAGCTCTACGACCTTCTTCGTATCGACCACTTTAAAGGCTTCTCAGATTATTGGGAAATTCGTGGGGATTACAAGACAGCGAATGATGGTAGTTGGCAACCTGGTCCAGGACGTGCTTTGTTTGATGTTGTACGTGACAAACTTGGCGAACTTCCTATTATTGCAGAAAACCTCGGTTATATTGATGCCAAAGCCGAGCAATTGTTAACTGACACTGCTTTCCCAGGTATGAAGATTCTTGAATTTGGTTTCTACGATACAGAAGGTAAGAGTATCGATGCTCCGCATAACTGCAATAAAAATAGCGTTGCTTACAACGGCACACATGATAACGAAGTGGTTAATGGTTGGTACGATAACTTGACAGATGAACAAAAAGCATTTGTTGATGCTTATACACATCGTCATGAAGGCGAGCCAATCACACAAACAATGCTTCGTACCTTGTTTGCAACGGTTAGTGATATTGCAATTGCGACTATGCAAGACATTCTTGACAAACCAGCTGAGTCTCGCATGAACATTCCAAATACTGTTGGTGGCAACTGGCAATGGCGTATATTAAAAGAAGATTTGACAGATGAACGCAAAGCTTTCTTGAAAGACATCACAGCACTTTATTGCCGCAAAAATACATTTAAATAA
- a CDS encoding carbohydrate ABC transporter permease, translated as MTNSHYFDSVSVTEAFKKGKFDTKLSFLIMGFSNLYHKQIIKGCLFLLSEILFLITFFSQIILNLQGLITLGTHQQGLVEQTVNGIKMKVAVDSDNSMLMLIFGLASLIFCLVFAYIYWCNLKSARNIYVIDKEGLKVPTFKEDFETLANGRFHMTLMAVPMIGVLLFTILPLIYMICLAFTSYDHNHLPPKSLFDWVGLANFGNIFNGRMAGTFFPVLSWTLIWAVFATVTNFFFGIVLALIINTKGLKLKKMWRTIFVITIAVPQFISLLIMRNLLSDAGPVNAFLEKVGLISAANPLPFLSDPLWAKFSIIIVNMWVGIPVTMLVASGIIMNLPQEQIEAAEIDGANKFQIFKSITFPQILLVMMPNLIQQFIGNINNFNVIYLLTGGGPTNSNFYQAGSTDLLVTWLYNLTVTAADYNLASVIGILIFVLSAVFSLLAYTRTNSYKEGVAK; from the coding sequence ATGACTAATTCACACTATTTTGACAGTGTATCAGTTACTGAGGCTTTTAAAAAGGGAAAATTTGATACCAAACTGTCATTTCTGATTATGGGATTCTCAAATCTTTACCATAAACAGATTATTAAAGGTTGTTTGTTTTTACTATCAGAGATTCTTTTCTTAATCACTTTCTTCTCTCAGATTATTCTAAACTTGCAAGGATTAATCACTCTGGGAACTCACCAACAAGGTCTTGTTGAACAAACCGTCAATGGGATTAAGATGAAGGTTGCTGTTGATAGCGATAACTCAATGTTAATGCTTATTTTCGGTCTTGCTTCTCTTATCTTCTGCCTTGTCTTTGCTTACATTTATTGGTGTAACCTTAAGAGCGCTAGAAATATTTATGTCATCGATAAAGAAGGTTTGAAAGTTCCTACCTTTAAAGAAGACTTTGAAACATTGGCAAACGGTCGTTTCCACATGACTTTGATGGCAGTCCCAATGATTGGGGTTCTTCTCTTCACTATCTTGCCATTAATTTATATGATTTGTTTGGCCTTCACAAGTTATGACCACAATCACCTACCACCGAAAAGTTTATTTGACTGGGTTGGTCTTGCTAACTTCGGTAATATCTTTAACGGTCGTATGGCAGGAACATTCTTCCCAGTTCTTTCTTGGACTTTGATTTGGGCAGTATTTGCTACAGTAACAAACTTCTTCTTTGGTATTGTCTTAGCACTTATTATCAATACTAAAGGTTTGAAATTGAAAAAAATGTGGCGTACAATCTTCGTTATCACAATTGCCGTACCACAATTCATTTCTCTTCTTATCATGAGAAACTTGCTCAGTGATGCTGGTCCAGTCAATGCATTCCTTGAAAAAGTCGGACTTATCTCTGCTGCAAACCCATTGCCTTTCTTGTCAGATCCACTTTGGGCTAAATTCTCAATCATCATCGTTAACATGTGGGTAGGTATTCCTGTCACAATGCTTGTCGCTTCAGGTATTATCATGAACCTTCCACAAGAACAAATTGAAGCCGCTGAAATCGATGGTGCCAATAAATTCCAAATCTTTAAATCAATCACATTCCCTCAAATCTTACTTGTGATGATGCCAAACTTGATTCAACAATTTATTGGTAACATCAACAACTTCAACGTTATCTACCTTCTTACTGGTGGTGGTCCTACTAACTCTAACTTCTACCAAGCTGGTAGCACAGACTTGCTTGTTACTTGGCTCTACAACTTAACAGTTACTGCAGCTGACTACAACCTTGCTTCTGTTATCGGTATTCTCATCTTTGTTCTTTCTGCTGTATTTAGTCTCTTGGCTTACACAAGAACAAATTCTTACAAGGAAGGGGTTGCTAAATAA
- the uvrB gene encoding excinuclease ABC subunit UvrB, translating to MIDRIEDNHFKLVSKYEPSGDQPQAIETLVDNIEGGEKAQILLGATGTGKTYTMSQVIAKVNKPTLVIAHNKTLAGQLYGEFKEFFPENAVEYFVSYYDYYQPEAYVPSSDTYIEKDSSVNDEIDKLRHSATSSLLERNDVIVVASVSCIYGLGSPKEYADSVVSLRPGQEISRDQLLNDLVDIQFERNDIDFQRGRFRVRGDVVEIFPASRDEHAFRVEFFGDEIDRIREIESLTGKVLGDVDHLAIFPATHFMTNEEHMEEAIQKILAEMKEQVKQFEAEGKLIEAQRIRQRTEYDVEMLREMGYTNGVENYSRYMDGRSEGEPPFTLLDFFPEDFLIMVDESHMTMGQIKGMYNGDRSRKEMLVNYGFRLPSALDNRPLRREEFESHVHQIVYVSATPGDYELEQTDTVVEQIIRPTGLLDPEVEVRPTMGQMDDLLGEINARVEKGERTFITTLTKKMAEDLTDYLKEMSVKVKYMHSDIKTLERTEIIRDLRLGVFDVLIGINLLREGIDVPEVSLVAILDADKEGFLRNERGLIQTIGRAARNSEGHVIMYADKITESMQKAMDETARRREIQMRYNEEHGIIPQTIKKDIRDLISISKANETDVAEDTPDYSSMNKTERKEAIKKLQKQMHEAAEMLDFELAAQLRDMVLELKAMD from the coding sequence ATGATAGATAGAATAGAAGATAATCATTTTAAATTAGTCTCAAAATATGAGCCTTCTGGTGATCAGCCACAGGCAATTGAGACTTTAGTTGATAATATTGAAGGGGGAGAAAAAGCTCAGATTCTTCTCGGAGCAACAGGTACTGGTAAGACCTATACGATGAGTCAAGTCATTGCTAAAGTTAATAAACCAACCCTAGTTATTGCTCATAACAAGACCTTGGCAGGTCAGCTCTACGGGGAATTCAAGGAATTCTTCCCAGAAAATGCGGTTGAGTACTTTGTGTCTTACTATGACTATTACCAACCCGAAGCTTATGTGCCATCAAGTGACACCTATATTGAAAAAGATAGCTCAGTCAATGATGAAATTGATAAGCTACGCCACTCAGCAACGTCATCGCTTCTAGAACGAAATGATGTTATTGTCGTTGCGTCCGTATCATGCATTTATGGTTTGGGGTCACCGAAAGAATATGCGGACAGTGTCGTCAGTCTTCGTCCAGGTCAGGAAATCTCACGTGACCAATTATTAAATGACTTGGTTGATATTCAATTTGAACGAAATGACATTGATTTTCAACGTGGTCGCTTTCGTGTGCGCGGTGATGTGGTTGAAATTTTTCCAGCCAGCCGAGATGAACATGCCTTTCGTGTCGAATTCTTCGGTGATGAAATTGACCGTATCCGAGAAATCGAAAGCTTGACAGGTAAAGTTTTAGGTGATGTTGATCATTTGGCGATTTTCCCAGCAACCCACTTCATGACCAATGAAGAACACATGGAAGAAGCCATTCAAAAAATTCTAGCAGAAATGAAAGAGCAAGTTAAGCAATTCGAAGCTGAAGGCAAACTCATTGAAGCACAGCGTATTCGCCAAAGGACAGAATATGATGTCGAAATGCTTCGTGAGATGGGCTATACAAATGGTGTCGAAAACTATTCTCGTTATATGGATGGACGTTCAGAAGGTGAGCCACCATTTACTCTACTTGATTTCTTCCCAGAAGACTTTTTGATTATGGTTGATGAAAGTCACATGACTATGGGACAGATTAAGGGAATGTATAATGGTGACCGTTCACGTAAGGAAATGTTGGTTAACTATGGCTTCCGCTTGCCAAGTGCACTTGATAACCGTCCGCTTCGTCGTGAAGAGTTTGAAAGTCATGTTCACCAAATTGTTTACGTCTCAGCGACACCTGGTGATTATGAACTAGAACAAACCGATACTGTCGTTGAACAAATAATCCGTCCGACAGGTCTACTTGATCCTGAAGTGGAAGTACGTCCGACGATGGGGCAAATGGATGACCTTCTTGGTGAAATCAATGCTCGTGTTGAAAAAGGTGAACGTACCTTTATCACGACATTAACTAAGAAAATGGCAGAAGATTTGACAGATTACCTCAAAGAAATGAGTGTTAAAGTCAAATACATGCACTCAGATATCAAGACTTTGGAACGTACCGAGATTATTCGTGATTTGCGTTTAGGTGTTTTTGATGTTTTGATTGGGATTAATTTGCTGCGTGAAGGGATTGACGTGCCAGAAGTTAGCTTGGTCGCTATCCTTGATGCGGATAAAGAAGGTTTCCTTCGAAATGAACGAGGTCTGATTCAAACGATTGGTCGTGCAGCTCGTAATAGCGAAGGACATGTTATTATGTATGCTGATAAGATTACAGAATCTATGCAAAAAGCTATGGATGAGACGGCACGTCGTCGTGAAATTCAAATGCGTTACAATGAAGAACATGGTATTATCCCGCAAACAATCAAGAAAGATATTCGTGATTTGATTTCAATTTCTAAAGCAAACGAAACAGACGTTGCTGAAGACACACCTGACTACAGCAGCATGAATAAAACTGAACGTAAAGAAGCTATCAAGAAACTTCAAAAACAAATGCATGAAGCTGCTGAAATGCTTGATTTCGAGCTCGCTGCTCAATTGCGTGATATGGTGTTGGAATTGAAAGCAATGGATTAG
- a CDS encoding LacI family DNA-binding transcriptional regulator: protein MVTIKDVAAKAGVNPSTVSRVLKDSKSISQKTKDKVRKAMAELGYVPNVAAQMLASGLTYNVGFIFPPLITPDRLNEPFFMQILSTITSEAKLNDFTVSIATGMTVDELEEQVKLMYRQKRVDGFIILYSDPEDPVRKYLMDNNVPFVIVGAPEGFENDITYIDNDNQLMGKKAVEYLYQKGHREILFVTDDLKSEVSSERYFGYLRGMEKLGLTIDKALLFDRRDPMIMEALIEKIESSKATALIVIADTISVRLVQFLSYYQLKVPDDISIITFNNSAYSTLIHPYMTTFDINVANLGRTSFRRLVELIKSPETAITEKIIVPFTLRERESVRQLHVEDK from the coding sequence ATGGTTACAATTAAAGATGTAGCGGCTAAAGCTGGCGTCAATCCTTCGACGGTTAGCCGTGTTTTGAAGGATAGTAAATCCATTTCTCAGAAAACAAAAGACAAAGTTCGGAAAGCGATGGCAGAGTTAGGTTATGTTCCTAATGTAGCTGCCCAAATGTTAGCCAGTGGGTTAACGTATAATGTTGGTTTTATTTTTCCACCGTTAATCACACCAGATCGTTTGAACGAACCATTCTTTATGCAAATTCTTTCTACTATAACTAGTGAAGCGAAATTAAATGATTTTACGGTTTCTATTGCAACCGGTATGACAGTTGATGAATTAGAAGAACAAGTAAAATTAATGTATCGCCAAAAGCGAGTAGACGGATTTATTATCTTATACTCTGATCCAGAAGATCCAGTTCGTAAGTATCTGATGGATAATAATGTACCTTTTGTGATTGTCGGTGCTCCCGAAGGTTTCGAAAATGATATTACTTACATAGATAATGATAACCAATTGATGGGTAAAAAAGCAGTTGAATATCTTTATCAAAAAGGACATCGTGAGATTCTATTTGTTACGGATGATTTAAAATCTGAAGTGTCATCAGAACGTTATTTTGGTTATCTTCGAGGTATGGAAAAGCTTGGTTTGACAATCGATAAAGCACTTTTGTTTGATCGTAGAGATCCAATGATTATGGAAGCATTAATTGAAAAAATTGAATCAAGTAAAGCAACGGCTCTGATTGTAATTGCTGATACAATTTCAGTTCGATTAGTACAGTTCTTATCTTATTATCAATTGAAGGTTCCTGATGATATTTCAATTATCACCTTCAATAACTCAGCCTATTCCACTTTGATTCACCCTTATATGACAACATTTGATATTAATGTTGCTAATTTGGGCCGAACTAGTTTCAGACGATTGGTCGAATTGATTAAATCTCCTGAGACAGCGATTACTGAAAAAATCATTGTTCCTTTTACCTTGAGAGAGCGTGAAAGTGTCCGTCAATTGCATGTTGAAGACAAATAA
- a CDS encoding 8-oxo-dGTP diphosphatase, which yields MSRAQRVILTNMCLIKDGKGNVVMQVRDPKRYPWSGYALPGGHIEAHEGLVESVIREVKEETGLNIKNPQLVGMKHWYTKEDERYLVFLYRTSDFEGEMHSTDEGEIKWVARKDLPNLDLAYDMLNLLRVFEEDNLNELFYRERLKDDFLREFW from the coding sequence ATGTCTCGTGCACAACGTGTGATTTTAACTAATATGTGCTTAATTAAAGATGGCAAAGGCAATGTCGTCATGCAGGTTCGTGACCCAAAACGTTATCCTTGGTCAGGCTATGCTCTTCCTGGAGGACATATTGAAGCTCATGAAGGATTGGTAGAATCAGTTATCCGTGAGGTTAAAGAAGAAACAGGTTTAAACATTAAAAATCCTCAGTTAGTTGGGATGAAACATTGGTATACCAAAGAAGATGAACGTTACTTAGTCTTTCTATACCGTACATCAGATTTCGAAGGTGAGATGCATTCGACCGATGAGGGAGAAATTAAATGGGTAGCCAGAAAAGACTTACCTAATCTTGACTTAGCTTATGACATGTTAAATTTGCTACGTGTTTTTGAAGAAGATAACCTCAATGAACTCTTTTATCGTGAACGCTTAAAAGACGATTTCTTACGCGAATTTTGGTAA
- the glgP gene encoding glycogen/starch/alpha-glucan family phosphorylase has product MTTKFTDYVTSKGQKLAELSNEDIYVALLHYVKELAAEKPKNTAKRKVYYISAEFLIGKLLSNNLINLGIYKDVKAELAAAGKSIAEVEDVELEPSLGNGGLGRLASCFIDSMSTLGINGEGVGLNYHCGLFKQVFVDNQQEAEANYWIEKDSWLVPTDISYDVPFKDFTLKSRLDRIDVLGYKRDTKNYLNLFDIDGLDYGLIHDGISFDKTEIKKNLTLFLYPDDSDRNGELLRIYQQYFMVSNAAQLLIDEAIERGSNLHDLADYAYVQINDTHPSMVIPELIRLLTEKHGIEFEEAVSIVKSMVGYTNHTILAEALEKWPLDYLNEVVPHLVTIIEKLNKLVASQYSDPVVQIIDESGRVHMAHMDIHFSTSVNGVAALHTEILKNSELKPFYDIYPEKFNNKTNGITFRRWLEFANQDLADYLKELIGDEYLTDATKLEKLLAYADDEAVHAKLAEIKHNNKLALKRYLKDNKGIELDENSIIDTQIKRFHEYKRQQMNALYVIHKYLEIKRGNLPERKITVIFGGKAAPAYIIAQDVIHLILCLSELINNDPEVNKYLNIHLVENYNVTVAEHLIPATDISEQISLASKEASGTGNMKFMLNGALTLGTMDGANVEIAELAGMDNIYTFGKDSDTIIDLYATQGYVATDYYENDPVIKEAVDFIVSDELVKHGNAERLERLYNELINKDWFMTLIDLKEYIAVKEQMLADYEDQKSWMTKVIKNIAKAGFFSSDRTIEQYNDEIWHSK; this is encoded by the coding sequence ATGACAACTAAATTTACAGATTACGTAACTTCGAAAGGCCAAAAACTTGCCGAATTGAGCAATGAAGATATCTATGTAGCACTTTTGCACTACGTTAAAGAATTAGCTGCCGAAAAACCAAAAAATACAGCTAAACGCAAAGTTTACTACATTTCTGCTGAATTTCTTATTGGTAAACTTTTGTCAAACAACTTGATTAACCTTGGTATCTATAAAGATGTTAAAGCTGAACTAGCTGCAGCAGGTAAATCAATCGCAGAAGTAGAAGATGTCGAACTTGAACCATCACTTGGTAATGGTGGTCTTGGTCGTTTGGCATCGTGTTTCATAGATTCAATGTCAACTCTTGGTATCAATGGTGAAGGTGTTGGACTTAATTACCACTGTGGTCTATTCAAACAAGTCTTCGTTGATAACCAACAAGAAGCAGAAGCTAACTACTGGATTGAAAAAGATTCATGGCTTGTACCAACTGACATCAGCTACGATGTTCCATTTAAAGATTTTACACTTAAATCTCGTCTTGACCGTATTGATGTTCTTGGCTACAAACGCGATACTAAAAACTACTTGAACTTGTTTGATATTGACGGGCTTGACTACGGTTTGATTCACGATGGTATTTCATTTGATAAGACTGAAATCAAGAAAAACTTGACACTCTTCCTTTACCCAGATGATTCAGACCGTAATGGTGAATTGCTTCGTATCTATCAACAATACTTCATGGTATCAAATGCTGCACAATTGTTGATTGATGAAGCTATCGAACGTGGTTCAAATCTTCACGATTTAGCTGACTACGCTTATGTTCAAATTAACGATACTCACCCATCAATGGTTATTCCTGAGTTGATTCGTCTTTTGACTGAAAAACATGGTATTGAATTTGAAGAAGCAGTTTCAATCGTGAAAAGCATGGTTGGTTACACTAACCACACAATCTTGGCTGAAGCGCTTGAAAAGTGGCCTCTTGATTACCTTAACGAAGTTGTGCCGCACTTGGTAACAATCATTGAAAAATTAAACAAACTTGTTGCTAGCCAATATTCAGATCCAGTCGTTCAAATCATTGATGAATCAGGTCGTGTTCACATGGCGCATATGGATATTCACTTCTCAACTTCAGTAAATGGTGTAGCTGCTCTTCACACTGAAATCCTTAAAAATAGTGAATTGAAACCATTCTATGACATTTATCCTGAAAAATTCAATAACAAAACAAATGGTATTACATTCCGTCGTTGGCTTGAATTTGCTAACCAAGATTTAGCTGATTACCTTAAAGAATTAATCGGTGATGAATACCTTACTGATGCTACTAAGCTTGAAAAATTACTTGCTTATGCTGACGATGAAGCTGTTCATGCAAAACTTGCTGAAATCAAACACAATAACAAATTAGCTCTTAAACGTTACCTTAAAGATAATAAAGGTATTGAACTTGATGAAAATTCAATTATTGATACACAAATCAAACGTTTCCATGAGTACAAACGTCAACAAATGAATGCTCTTTATGTCATTCATAAATACCTTGAAATCAAACGTGGTAACCTTCCAGAGCGTAAAATAACTGTTATCTTTGGTGGTAAAGCAGCACCAGCATACATCATTGCACAAGATGTTATTCACTTGATTCTTTGCTTGTCTGAATTGATTAACAATGACCCAGAAGTTAACAAATACTTAAATATTCACTTGGTTGAAAATTACAATGTTACTGTAGCTGAACACTTGATTCCTGCAACAGATATTTCAGAACAAATCTCTCTTGCTTCTAAAGAAGCATCAGGTACTGGTAATATGAAATTCATGCTTAATGGAGCATTGACACTTGGTACAATGGACGGTGCCAACGTTGAAATTGCTGAACTTGCTGGTATGGATAATATTTATACATTTGGTAAAGATTCAGATACAATCATTGATCTTTATGCAACTCAAGGTTACGTAGCAACTGATTACTATGAAAATGATCCAGTCATCAAAGAAGCAGTAGACTTTATTGTTAGTGATGAATTGGTTAAACATGGTAATGCTGAACGTCTTGAACGTCTCTATAATGAATTGATTAACAAAGACTGGTTCATGACATTGATTGACCTTAAAGAATACATTGCTGTTAAAGAACAAATGCTTGCTGATTACGAAGATCAAAAATCTTGGATGACTAAGGTTATTAAGAATATCGCTAAAGCTGGTTTCTTTTCATCAGACCGTACAATCGAACAATACAACGATGAAATCTGGCACAGCAAATAA
- a CDS encoding extracellular solute-binding protein, whose protein sequence is MKNNTWKKMVLAGAGLTLAGSALVACSNNSSTKSSSASDSKTIKLWVPTGAKKSYTAIVKDFEKESGYTVKMVESNDSKAQENVKKDPQKAADVFSLPHDQLGQLVESGVIQEVPEDYAKEIATNDTDQAVAGAKYNGKTYAFPFGIESQVLFYNKSKLSADDVANYETITSKATFGATFKAMNAYATAPLFMSVGDTLFGENGETVDGTNWGNDAGVSVLQWIADQKSNKGFVNLTAENAMSKFGDGSVASLESGPWDLKAAQDAVGKDNLGIAVYPKISIGGNEVQQKAFLGVKLFAVNQAPAGSDTKRIAASYKLASMLTSAESQENQFTYEGRNIIPANKEVQSSDKVQSDELAQAVIKMASSSGYTVVTPKLSQMTTFWTESAALLSDVYNGKIQSGDYLAKLQQFDKDLANAK, encoded by the coding sequence ATGAAGAACAACACATGGAAAAAAATGGTCCTTGCTGGTGCAGGTTTAACACTTGCCGGAAGCGCTTTAGTTGCTTGCTCAAATAACTCATCAACTAAATCGTCTTCTGCATCTGACAGCAAGACAATCAAACTTTGGGTACCAACTGGTGCTAAAAAATCTTACACTGCTATTGTTAAAGATTTCGAAAAAGAATCTGGCTACACCGTTAAGATGGTTGAATCAAACGATTCAAAAGCACAAGAAAACGTTAAAAAAGACCCGCAAAAAGCTGCTGATGTCTTCTCACTTCCACACGATCAACTTGGTCAACTAGTTGAATCTGGTGTTATCCAAGAAGTTCCTGAAGATTATGCCAAAGAAATTGCTACTAACGATACTGATCAAGCAGTAGCTGGTGCAAAATACAATGGTAAAACTTACGCTTTCCCATTTGGTATCGAATCACAAGTTCTCTTCTATAACAAATCAAAACTTTCTGCTGACGATGTTGCTAACTATGAAACAATCACAAGCAAAGCAACTTTTGGTGCAACATTCAAAGCTATGAACGCTTACGCAACTGCTCCACTCTTCATGTCAGTCGGTGATACACTATTTGGTGAAAATGGTGAAACCGTTGACGGTACTAACTGGGGTAACGATGCTGGTGTATCAGTTCTTCAATGGATTGCTGATCAAAAATCAAACAAAGGTTTCGTTAACTTGACTGCTGAAAATGCAATGTCTAAATTCGGTGACGGAAGTGTTGCTTCACTTGAATCAGGTCCTTGGGATCTTAAAGCTGCACAAGATGCTGTTGGTAAAGATAACCTTGGTATCGCTGTTTATCCAAAAATCTCAATCGGCGGTAACGAAGTACAACAAAAAGCTTTCCTTGGTGTGAAACTCTTCGCTGTTAACCAAGCTCCTGCAGGTTCAGATACAAAACGTATCGCTGCTTCTTACAAACTTGCTTCTATGCTTACTAGTGCAGAAAGCCAAGAAAACCAATTCACTTATGAAGGTCGTAACATTATTCCTGCTAACAAAGAAGTTCAATCATCAGATAAAGTTCAATCAGATGAATTGGCTCAAGCAGTTATCAAGATGGCTTCATCATCAGGCTACACTGTCGTAACACCTAAACTTAGTCAAATGACTACATTCTGGACTGAAAGCGCTGCACTTCTCAGCGATGTCTACAATGGTAAAATTCAAAGTGGTGACTACCTCGCTAAATTGCAACAATTTGACAAAGATTTAGCTAACGCTAAGTAA